A genomic stretch from Sinorhizobium terangae includes:
- a CDS encoding AsmA family protein, whose product MLARILVTIGGLVVVALFAALIAPLFIDWTNFRKDFEREASRIMGKPVVVHGSVDARILPFPTVTLNDVRVGSTESDQPIVQVAQFSMSAELAPFLSGEALIFDMRLDRPKARIRLLPDGTLDWARGSQASIPASTVVLEKVEVVDGEIEFVDEQTGRTRRVTDLSADLSARTLAGPWKVEGRAALDGEAGSFAFSSNAVDEEGALSLRARLTPDKRPFGVELDGDLKVVDFRPVYGGRFTLTENRPADEAKQSGALRINGEFQLTNESIRVPEYRFEAGPPDDPYVVTGEATLDTGKDQKFLLIADGQQIDVSRIGNSGRSGKTGRDPAISLRQRIEAMLAIAADIPIPQVPGRASLKLPAIVIGDTTVRDVRLDVRPDGAGWIVENAVALLPGRTQMEASGRLNLKEQRAFRGDILVASNQPSGLANWLAGSVDPAIRKLKTAGFAATVNLTDTLQQFESLEVAAGPATLRGRIERQSFAEQQPSLSLQLKGNRIDLEALQALAGLVAGDASTGTLLQHAIAADLSADAFSAFGEEARDVQAVLTLKNGQLQAERVAIGSLSGAQLALSGRMSGGLDQPVLSAKMKLAAKDLTPVLEMIGRHTVAHPALQRLIKAGPYYSDAALDVTLTAGSNEGSAPVTFGVIGTANGSKIAASYQAPDVAQALTGKGMLLEATLENPQTVVLVGQAGFDPLPFDADPNGILAVKLQSTEGSKANGTLTFTTEKTSLAAKGDVDLARDHYLEGQAKLTLQTQDLEPFLLLQGIGLPQMGSGLPVTLSTDITTDAEKVALSAIEGKVDQNVFSGALAIDRKTAGKAVGELALDTLDLGWLGEGILGQFEDASIGGLSMAPVAQPAWTGFDVALNVTAKRFWPGVYGPVTGFAGKLEWKGDELALSDATGDWLGGKLEGRLQVGNANGSGFLRSRFDLKGGDLAAAGWAREGGPVATGRFDLALAMEASGATPRAMAHSASGSGTAIFNGVTLNGINTAALSPLMAAADAMKTEISPDAIRKAAEQVLFTGQSVVGAIKVPFSVAGGTARAQSVTAGDGNAAFTGEAAFDLAEQHMNGVIDLTFRPGEEALAGAEPRVRLGFGGPLHAPDVSVDVTDLSNFLSLRAFERERRRVETLQSNVLEKQRLRREVALYKARAAEREVARLRAIAEERHRQAAAAEAARMKAEAEARAAAERRAAEELRLRLRQLPPRSPAAPPPPPQNVHPLSGGNAAGENAGPTLNFDMLPDITVQ is encoded by the coding sequence GTGCTGGCGCGAATTCTGGTTACCATCGGTGGGCTTGTTGTCGTCGCGCTCTTTGCGGCGTTGATCGCGCCATTGTTCATCGACTGGACCAACTTCCGCAAGGATTTCGAGCGCGAGGCAAGCCGCATCATGGGCAAGCCGGTGGTCGTCCATGGCAGTGTCGACGCCCGCATCCTCCCGTTCCCGACCGTGACCCTCAATGACGTGCGCGTCGGTTCTACTGAGAGCGACCAGCCGATCGTCCAGGTCGCGCAATTCTCGATGAGCGCCGAGCTTGCGCCGTTCCTGAGCGGCGAGGCGCTGATCTTCGATATGCGGCTCGATCGACCGAAAGCGAGGATTCGTCTCCTGCCGGATGGCACGCTCGACTGGGCGCGTGGGTCGCAGGCATCGATTCCTGCAAGTACGGTCGTTCTCGAAAAGGTCGAGGTTGTCGACGGTGAGATCGAGTTCGTCGACGAGCAGACGGGACGGACGCGCCGTGTCACAGACCTTTCCGCCGACCTGTCGGCGCGCACTCTTGCCGGTCCATGGAAGGTCGAGGGGCGCGCGGCACTCGACGGTGAAGCCGGCAGCTTCGCCTTTTCCAGCAACGCGGTGGACGAGGAAGGGGCGCTGAGCCTCAGGGCGCGGCTGACACCGGACAAGCGACCGTTCGGCGTCGAGCTCGACGGCGATCTCAAGGTTGTCGACTTCAGGCCGGTCTATGGCGGGCGGTTCACGCTGACGGAAAACCGGCCGGCGGACGAAGCCAAGCAAAGTGGCGCTCTGCGCATCAACGGCGAATTCCAGCTCACCAACGAGAGCATCCGTGTCCCGGAATACCGCTTCGAGGCCGGCCCGCCGGACGATCCCTATGTCGTCACCGGGGAGGCGACCCTCGACACCGGCAAGGACCAGAAATTCCTGCTGATTGCCGATGGCCAGCAGATCGACGTCAGCCGCATCGGCAATTCCGGCCGAAGCGGCAAGACCGGCCGCGACCCCGCAATTTCGCTGCGCCAGCGGATCGAGGCGATGCTGGCGATCGCCGCCGACATACCCATCCCGCAGGTGCCGGGACGCGCCAGCCTAAAGCTGCCGGCGATCGTGATCGGCGACACGACGGTTCGGGACGTGCGGCTCGATGTCAGGCCCGACGGCGCCGGCTGGATCGTTGAGAATGCCGTGGCGCTGCTACCCGGCCGAACGCAAATGGAGGCCAGCGGGCGGCTGAACCTCAAGGAGCAGCGTGCCTTCCGGGGCGACATCCTGGTCGCCTCTAACCAGCCTTCGGGATTGGCGAACTGGCTGGCCGGGTCCGTGGACCCGGCGATCCGCAAGCTGAAGACGGCCGGATTTGCCGCGACTGTCAACCTGACGGACACGTTGCAGCAGTTCGAGAGCCTTGAGGTGGCGGCGGGTCCTGCGACGCTTCGGGGGCGGATCGAACGCCAGTCCTTCGCGGAGCAGCAGCCGAGCCTGTCGCTGCAGCTCAAGGGCAACCGCATCGACCTGGAGGCGCTGCAGGCATTGGCCGGTCTCGTCGCCGGCGATGCCTCGACCGGGACGCTGCTGCAGCATGCGATCGCCGCCGATCTTTCCGCCGATGCATTTTCCGCTTTCGGTGAGGAGGCGCGTGATGTGCAGGCGGTGCTGACGCTCAAGAACGGCCAATTGCAGGCCGAGCGGGTAGCGATCGGCTCGCTTTCGGGCGCCCAGCTTGCCCTCTCCGGCCGGATGAGCGGCGGCCTCGACCAGCCGGTGCTTTCGGCGAAGATGAAGCTCGCCGCCAAGGATCTGACGCCCGTCCTCGAAATGATCGGCCGACATACAGTCGCCCATCCGGCGCTGCAACGGCTCATCAAGGCCGGCCCCTACTATTCCGACGCTGCCTTGGACGTGACGCTGACGGCCGGCAGCAACGAAGGCAGTGCACCAGTTACCTTCGGGGTGATCGGCACCGCCAATGGCAGCAAGATTGCCGCAAGCTACCAGGCGCCCGATGTCGCCCAGGCGCTCACCGGCAAGGGCATGCTGCTGGAGGCGACGCTCGAAAATCCGCAGACGGTCGTCCTCGTCGGACAGGCGGGCTTCGATCCGCTGCCGTTCGACGCGGATCCCAACGGCATCCTGGCAGTCAAGCTGCAGAGCACGGAAGGTTCCAAGGCGAACGGCACGCTGACCTTCACCACCGAGAAAACGTCGCTCGCCGCCAAGGGTGACGTCGATCTTGCCCGGGACCACTATCTTGAAGGGCAGGCGAAGCTGACGCTGCAGACGCAAGATCTGGAGCCGTTTCTGCTTCTCCAGGGAATCGGGCTGCCGCAGATGGGCAGCGGACTACCGGTGACGCTGTCGACCGACATCACAACCGATGCCGAAAAAGTCGCGCTCTCGGCGATCGAAGGCAAGGTCGACCAGAATGTCTTTTCCGGCGCTCTCGCGATCGACCGCAAGACCGCCGGCAAGGCCGTCGGCGAGTTGGCGCTCGACACGCTCGACCTCGGCTGGCTCGGCGAGGGGATCCTCGGGCAATTCGAGGACGCGTCGATCGGCGGATTATCGATGGCGCCGGTCGCGCAGCCGGCCTGGACAGGATTCGACGTCGCGTTGAACGTCACGGCGAAGCGCTTCTGGCCGGGTGTCTACGGTCCTGTTACCGGCTTCGCCGGCAAACTCGAATGGAAGGGCGACGAGCTTGCGCTGAGTGACGCCACCGGTGATTGGCTCGGGGGCAAGCTCGAGGGGCGGCTGCAGGTCGGCAATGCCAACGGCTCGGGCTTCCTGCGCTCGCGCTTCGATCTCAAGGGCGGCGATCTTGCGGCTGCCGGGTGGGCACGCGAAGGCGGTCCGGTGGCGACCGGCCGGTTCGATCTGGCTTTAGCGATGGAGGCTTCAGGCGCGACGCCCCGGGCGATGGCACATTCGGCGAGCGGATCGGGAACGGCGATCTTCAACGGCGTCACGCTCAACGGCATCAACACGGCGGCGCTGTCGCCGCTGATGGCGGCCGCTGATGCCATGAAGACGGAGATTTCGCCGGACGCGATCCGCAAGGCAGCAGAACAAGTGCTCTTTACCGGTCAGTCGGTCGTCGGTGCAATCAAGGTGCCTTTCAGCGTTGCCGGCGGCACCGCCAGGGCGCAGAGCGTTACAGCCGGCGATGGCAATGCCGCGTTCACCGGCGAAGCGGCGTTCGACCTTGCCGAACAACACATGAATGGCGTGATCGACCTGACGTTCCGGCCGGGCGAAGAGGCGCTTGCTGGTGCGGAGCCGCGCGTACGCCTCGGCTTTGGCGGACCCCTGCACGCACCGGATGTATCGGTGGACGTCACTGACCTTTCGAATTTCCTGTCGCTGAGGGCCTTCGAGCGCGAGCGGCGGCGTGTGGAAACGCTGCAGTCGAATGTGCTTGAGAAGCAGCGGCTTCGCCGCGAAGTGGCGCTTTACAAGGCGCGCGCGGCCGAACGCGAGGTTGCGCGCCTGAGGGCAATCGCCGAGGAACGCCACCGCCAGGCCGCGGCCGCAGAGGCGGCGCGGATGAAAGCTGAGGCGGAGGCGCGCGCGGCGGCCGAACGGCGCGCCGCCGAGGAACTGCGCCTGCGCTTGCGGCAACTCCCGCCGCGGAGTCCCGCAGCACCGCCCCCGCCCCCGCAAAATGTCCATCCACTGTCCGGCGGCAACGCGGCCGGTG
- a CDS encoding FAD-binding oxidoreductase: MALKAIKAGTRNDSGIVAAKELLAARFGERFQAGEAVRAQHTHTTTYIPAQLPDAVVFPESGAEVREIVKIASAHRVPLIPFGTGSSLEGHVNAPHGGISVDMMRMNRVLAVNAEDLDCTVEPGITREDLNTYLRDTGLFFPIDPGANASIGGMASTRASGTNAVRYGTMKENVLAVTAVAADGREISTGHRARKSSAGYDLTRLFVGAEGTLGIVTSITLRLQGIPEVISGGVCPFPTIADACNAVILTIQSGIPVARIELLDALQMKACNAYSNLNYEETPTLFVEFHGSAESVELQSRQFAEIASELGSTGFIWTTNPEERSRLWKARHNAYWAQKGLVPGAAILSTDVCVPISRLADCVAATQEDSAAHGLVAPIVGHAGDGNFHVGLLFDDKDPADVARAEAFVERLNARALSMDGTCTGEHGIGQGKMPFLKAELGDALDLMRQIKRALDPDNIFNPGKIFA, encoded by the coding sequence GTGGCGTTGAAGGCAATCAAAGCGGGAACGAGAAACGACAGCGGTATCGTTGCGGCAAAGGAACTTCTTGCCGCGCGATTCGGCGAGCGCTTCCAGGCGGGCGAGGCGGTCCGGGCCCAGCACACGCACACGACGACCTATATTCCTGCGCAATTGCCGGATGCCGTGGTCTTTCCCGAAAGCGGCGCCGAAGTGCGCGAGATCGTCAAGATCGCCAGCGCGCACCGCGTGCCGCTGATCCCTTTCGGCACCGGATCGTCGCTGGAAGGGCACGTCAACGCGCCGCATGGCGGGATATCGGTCGACATGATGCGCATGAACCGCGTTCTCGCCGTCAATGCCGAGGATCTCGATTGCACGGTCGAACCCGGCATCACACGCGAGGACCTGAACACTTATCTGCGCGATACCGGTCTTTTCTTTCCGATCGACCCGGGGGCGAACGCCTCGATCGGCGGCATGGCGTCGACGCGTGCCTCCGGCACCAACGCGGTGCGCTACGGCACGATGAAGGAAAACGTGCTGGCGGTGACGGCGGTCGCTGCCGACGGTCGCGAGATTTCGACCGGCCACCGGGCGCGCAAGTCCTCGGCAGGCTACGACCTGACGCGGCTCTTCGTTGGCGCGGAAGGCACGCTCGGTATCGTCACGTCGATCACGCTGCGCCTGCAAGGCATACCGGAGGTGATCTCCGGTGGCGTCTGCCCTTTCCCGACCATTGCCGATGCCTGCAACGCGGTGATCCTGACGATCCAATCGGGCATTCCGGTAGCGCGCATCGAACTGCTCGACGCGCTGCAGATGAAGGCGTGCAATGCCTATTCGAACCTCAACTATGAGGAGACGCCGACGCTTTTCGTCGAGTTTCATGGCAGCGCCGAGAGCGTCGAGTTGCAATCGCGCCAGTTCGCCGAAATAGCGTCGGAATTGGGGTCTACTGGTTTTATCTGGACGACCAATCCGGAAGAGCGCTCGCGACTCTGGAAGGCGCGGCACAACGCCTATTGGGCACAGAAGGGGCTGGTGCCCGGCGCCGCGATCCTTTCGACGGATGTCTGCGTGCCGATCTCGCGGCTTGCCGATTGCGTCGCGGCGACGCAAGAGGACAGCGCGGCACACGGGCTGGTCGCCCCGATCGTCGGCCATGCGGGCGACGGCAACTTTCACGTCGGGCTGCTTTTCGACGACAAGGATCCAGCCGATGTTGCGCGGGCGGAGGCCTTCGTGGAGCGGCTGAACGCGCGGGCTCTGTCGATGGACGGCACCTGCACGGGCGAACATGGAATCGGGCAGGGCAAGATGCCGTTTCTCAAGGCGGAGCTCGGCGACGCCTTGGATCTGATGCGGCAGATCAAGCGGGCGCTTGATCCAGACAATATCTTCAATCCGGGCAAGATCTTTGCCTGA
- a CDS encoding DUF1772 domain-containing protein has protein sequence MFGLLALITASVFFGAAIYINVAEQPARLVLDDRSALTEWRPAYRRGFEMQASLAVVSGLLGAAAWWQTGSSLWGLGAAVIILNWPYTLLVVMPVNRRLEAARPEEAGDETRALLTRWGKLHAGRSALGAIATAIYLIAALRGL, from the coding sequence ATGTTTGGATTGCTCGCCCTCATTACGGCGTCCGTCTTCTTCGGCGCCGCGATTTATATCAACGTGGCCGAGCAACCGGCACGGCTCGTCCTTGATGACCGCTCGGCGCTCACCGAGTGGCGTCCGGCCTACCGGCGAGGCTTCGAGATGCAGGCTTCCCTCGCCGTTGTTTCCGGGCTCCTTGGCGCCGCGGCATGGTGGCAGACCGGCAGTTCGCTCTGGGGCCTCGGGGCTGCGGTCATCATCCTGAACTGGCCCTATACCCTGCTCGTCGTCATGCCCGTCAACCGCCGCCTAGAGGCGGCACGCCCGGAAGAGGCCGGCGACGAGACCCGTGCGCTGCTCACGCGCTGGGGCAAGCTCCATGCCGGCCGAAGCGCGCTCGGCGCAATTGCGACGGCGATCTATCTGATCGCCGCACTGCGCGGGTTGTAG
- a CDS encoding arsenate reductase ArsC — MNDHRPFNVLFLCTANSARSILAEAILDRLGQGKFKAFSAGSQPRGKVHPLTLEVLESLNYDTSFARSKSWDEFATPDAPKMDFVFTVCDDAANEACPVWPGQPLSAHWGVPDPAAAEGSEPEKHFAFAEAYRMLNNRISIFINLPMPSLDKLALQQRLDEIGRDRPDAE; from the coding sequence GTGAACGACCACAGGCCATTCAACGTTCTCTTTCTTTGCACAGCCAATTCCGCGCGCTCGATCCTCGCCGAGGCGATCCTCGATCGGCTCGGTCAGGGCAAGTTCAAGGCGTTTTCGGCCGGATCGCAGCCCAGGGGGAAGGTTCATCCTCTCACACTGGAGGTCCTGGAGAGCCTCAACTACGATACCTCATTCGCGCGCTCCAAAAGCTGGGACGAGTTTGCAACTCCTGACGCGCCGAAGATGGATTTCGTCTTCACCGTCTGCGACGATGCCGCCAACGAGGCTTGCCCTGTCTGGCCGGGGCAACCGCTGTCTGCGCATTGGGGCGTGCCGGACCCGGCCGCGGCCGAAGGCAGCGAGCCCGAAAAACACTTTGCCTTTGCAGAGGCTTACCGGATGCTGAATAACCGGATATCGATCTTCATCAACTTGCCTATGCCCTCTCTCGACAAGCTCGCCTTGCAACAGCGCCTCGACGAGATCGGCCGCGATAGGCCGGACGCGGAGTGA
- a CDS encoding efflux RND transporter permease subunit: MNIGFGGHHGKGGDQGGKSGFTALFIRRPIFALVINTLIVVAGLAAWNGIEMRELPQVDQPVVSVTTWFEGASPETIDREVTSVVEGAVSRVQGLKSISSSSSFGRSRVTLEFSDTTDIGQAANDIRDALGRVAGQLPDDADEPIIVKADADSQPIIRLALTSDTMTMEDMTLLVENEISDRLAAVEGVADVTVYGDQEKIFRIDLDQAKLAGRGVTVANLREALSNASYDVPAGSLTSASQDISVRATADLQTPEQFENLIIGDNVRLRDVATVTLGPDTGTSALRSNGRQGIGLGIVRQAQSNTVNISEGVHKVVDTISAEILPEGTELKITSDDAVFINGAIHEVEIALLVAVFIVTFVIYLFLLDWRATLIPAISMPIALIGTLAAIYLAGFSINILTLLAIVLATGLVVDDAIVVLENIVRRRAEGLGPRAAAVHGTLEVFFAVLATTATLAAVFVPLSFLPGQTGGLFREFGFVLAFSILLSSFVSLTLCPMLASRLLTTDAHAHQGVMSRLGARAAAFYRVTLRACLNAPLIVFVVAAFFTAAGAAGFLTLKSELTPNEDRSQVMLRINAPQGVSLEYTQAQMRRIEEGLEPLVKSGEIANVFSISGQGGTANSGFMVLTLAPWEERERTQQQIVADINKVTAKVPSVRSFAIQSNSLGIRGAGSGLQVALVGNDYTKLGDAAAKLVREIEDTGRFENVRLNYEANQAQLSITIDRERASDLGVDISGLSWALQAMLDGSSVVDIFVEGDAYPVKLLSSTTPLNDPTDLQNIFVKARDGRIVPMSSIATIEEKAVAPQLARESQLRAVSLSAGLKSDLALGEALSMVEEMAEPLLPPGSRVMPLAEAATLNENANGLFITFGFAIVIIFLVLAAQFESFVSGLIIMSTVPLGLACAVFAMILTGNTLNIYSQIGLVMLVGIMAKNGILIVEFANQLRDRGQDVRSAIESAANIRLRPVMMTMIATVVGAVPLVLASGAGAEARVALGWVLVGGLGLAVIVTLYLTPVAYLVIARFTKPHADEERKLHEEMDAASAMVEMR, translated from the coding sequence ATGAACATCGGGTTCGGGGGGCATCACGGCAAGGGCGGAGACCAAGGGGGAAAGAGCGGCTTTACCGCGCTCTTCATCCGCCGGCCGATCTTCGCGCTGGTGATCAACACGCTGATCGTCGTTGCGGGCCTCGCCGCCTGGAACGGGATCGAAATGCGCGAACTGCCGCAGGTCGACCAGCCGGTCGTCTCCGTGACGACATGGTTCGAAGGCGCTTCGCCGGAAACGATCGACCGCGAGGTGACCTCGGTCGTCGAAGGCGCGGTGTCGCGCGTCCAGGGCCTTAAAAGCATTTCGTCGAGCTCTTCCTTCGGGCGTAGCCGCGTGACGCTCGAATTCTCCGACACGACCGATATCGGCCAGGCCGCCAATGACATCCGCGATGCGCTCGGCCGCGTTGCCGGCCAGCTTCCAGACGATGCCGACGAGCCGATCATCGTCAAGGCGGACGCGGACAGCCAGCCCATCATCCGGCTGGCGCTCACCTCCGACACGATGACCATGGAAGACATGACGCTGCTTGTCGAGAACGAGATCAGCGACCGGCTTGCGGCTGTTGAGGGCGTCGCCGATGTAACCGTCTACGGCGACCAGGAGAAGATCTTCCGCATCGACCTGGACCAGGCGAAGCTCGCCGGGCGTGGGGTCACGGTGGCCAATCTTCGCGAAGCGCTCTCCAACGCGTCTTACGACGTGCCCGCGGGCTCGCTGACCAGCGCCAGCCAGGATATTTCTGTTCGGGCGACGGCGGACCTCCAGACGCCCGAGCAGTTCGAAAACCTCATCATCGGCGACAATGTGCGGCTGCGCGACGTCGCGACGGTGACGCTCGGCCCGGACACGGGCACGTCGGCGCTGCGCTCCAATGGTCGGCAGGGCATTGGTCTCGGCATCGTCCGCCAGGCCCAGTCGAACACGGTCAATATCTCCGAGGGCGTGCACAAGGTGGTGGATACGATCTCCGCGGAGATCCTGCCTGAGGGAACGGAACTCAAGATCACCAGCGACGATGCCGTCTTCATCAACGGCGCGATCCACGAAGTGGAGATAGCGCTCCTCGTCGCCGTATTCATCGTCACCTTCGTCATATATCTCTTCCTGCTCGACTGGCGGGCGACGCTGATCCCGGCGATCTCGATGCCGATCGCGCTGATCGGCACGCTCGCGGCAATTTATCTTGCCGGTTTCTCGATCAACATCCTGACGCTGCTCGCGATCGTGCTTGCAACCGGCCTCGTCGTCGACGACGCGATCGTGGTGCTCGAAAACATCGTGCGCCGCCGGGCGGAGGGGCTCGGACCGCGGGCCGCCGCCGTCCATGGCACGCTCGAAGTCTTCTTCGCGGTGCTGGCGACAACCGCCACGCTTGCGGCGGTCTTCGTGCCGCTCTCGTTCCTCCCCGGGCAGACCGGTGGACTCTTCCGCGAGTTCGGCTTTGTGCTCGCCTTCTCGATCCTGCTCTCGTCCTTCGTCTCGCTCACGCTTTGCCCGATGCTCGCCTCGCGTCTGCTGACGACCGATGCGCATGCTCATCAGGGCGTGATGAGTCGGCTCGGGGCGCGGGCCGCGGCGTTCTATCGGGTGACGCTTCGTGCGTGCCTCAATGCGCCGCTCATCGTCTTCGTCGTCGCCGCCTTCTTCACCGCGGCAGGTGCCGCCGGTTTCCTGACGCTGAAGTCCGAGCTGACCCCCAACGAGGACCGTTCGCAAGTCATGCTCAGGATCAACGCGCCGCAGGGCGTCTCGCTCGAATATACGCAGGCGCAGATGCGTCGCATCGAGGAAGGCCTTGAGCCGTTGGTCAAATCGGGCGAGATCGCCAATGTCTTTTCAATCTCGGGGCAGGGCGGCACGGCCAATAGCGGCTTCATGGTGCTGACACTTGCCCCGTGGGAAGAACGAGAGCGCACGCAGCAGCAGATCGTCGCCGACATCAATAAGGTGACCGCGAAAGTTCCGTCCGTCCGCTCCTTTGCCATCCAGTCCAACAGTCTTGGCATTCGCGGTGCCGGTAGCGGCCTTCAGGTGGCCCTGGTCGGCAACGACTACACGAAGCTCGGCGACGCGGCGGCGAAACTCGTCCGCGAGATCGAAGACACCGGCCGTTTCGAGAACGTGCGGCTCAACTATGAGGCCAACCAGGCGCAACTCTCGATCACCATCGATCGCGAGCGCGCGTCCGACCTCGGCGTGGATATCAGCGGCCTCTCCTGGGCGCTGCAGGCGATGCTCGACGGCAGCAGCGTCGTCGATATCTTCGTCGAGGGCGATGCCTATCCCGTCAAGCTGCTTTCCTCGACGACCCCGCTCAACGACCCGACGGATCTGCAGAACATCTTCGTCAAGGCCCGCGACGGCCGGATCGTGCCGATGTCGAGCATCGCGACGATCGAGGAAAAGGCCGTGGCGCCGCAGCTGGCGCGCGAGTCGCAGCTTCGCGCCGTTTCGCTTTCGGCGGGCCTCAAGTCCGACCTCGCGCTCGGTGAGGCGCTGTCGATGGTGGAGGAGATGGCGGAGCCGCTGTTGCCGCCGGGCTCGCGGGTGATGCCGCTCGCGGAAGCGGCAACGCTCAACGAGAATGCCAATGGCCTTTTCATCACCTTCGGCTTCGCGATCGTCATCATCTTCCTGGTGCTGGCAGCACAGTTCGAGAGCTTCGTCAGCGGCCTCATCATCATGTCGACCGTGCCTCTCGGGCTTGCCTGTGCCGTCTTCGCGATGATCCTGACGGGCAATACGCTGAACATCTATAGCCAGATCGGTCTGGTCATGCTGGTCGGCATCATGGCAAAGAACGGTATCCTGATCGTCGAGTTCGCCAATCAGTTGCGTGATCGCGGCCAGGATGTGCGCAGCGCCATCGAGAGTGCGGCCAATATCCGCCTGAGACCCGTGATGATGACGATGATCGCGACCGTCGTCGGCGCTGTCCCATTGGTTCTGGCGAGCGGGGCAGGGGCCGAGGCGCGTGTCGCGCTCGGCTGGGTTCTGGTCGGCGGGCTGGGCCTTGCGGTGATCGTGACACTCTACCTCACTCCGGTCGCCTATCTCGTCATTGCGCGCTTCACGAAGCCGCATGCCGACGAGGAGCGCAAGCTGCACGAGGAGATGGACGCGGCCTCAGCGATGGTGGAGATGCGCTAA
- a CDS encoding efflux RND transporter periplasmic adaptor subunit, translated as MRVWKQLAVSAVVLVVGAVAWVRFAPGAGETLAAIGVSHPLIDALSKSDGGEGEGGRRNGGRGQGGFGDATLVVVRPSASAIVNDRLNAIGNGEAIHSVSVTPTATGNLTEILVKSGDRIAEGQVIARLDSDDQKVAAQQAKLTRDSAEEKLERYRNLSTARAVTAVEVRDAEIALQAAELALKTAELDLKRRDIVAPSKGVVGIITVNVGDYVTTSTPIAVVDDRSQILVDFWVPERFASKIFVDQPVTANAIAQPGRQLEGVIHAIDNRLDQASRTLRVRARLENPDDMLRAGMSFSVTMAFDGDRYPTVDPLAIQWSSDGSYIWRVKGDRSERVPVKIIQRNPDKVLVDAALAEGDRVVTEGVQRLRDGGAVRVAGESRPEPEQKVAGDAQ; from the coding sequence ATGCGGGTTTGGAAGCAACTGGCGGTCAGCGCCGTTGTGCTCGTGGTGGGGGCAGTCGCCTGGGTACGTTTTGCGCCCGGCGCGGGGGAAACGCTGGCGGCGATCGGCGTTTCGCATCCGTTGATCGACGCACTGTCGAAGTCTGACGGTGGCGAAGGCGAAGGCGGGCGGCGCAACGGCGGACGCGGGCAGGGCGGCTTCGGCGACGCGACATTGGTTGTCGTCAGGCCGTCGGCGAGCGCGATCGTCAACGACAGGCTCAACGCCATCGGTAACGGCGAGGCGATCCACTCCGTCTCGGTAACACCGACGGCGACCGGCAATCTCACCGAAATATTGGTAAAATCCGGCGACAGGATCGCCGAGGGTCAGGTGATTGCCCGGCTCGACAGCGACGACCAAAAGGTTGCGGCGCAACAGGCGAAGCTGACGCGCGACAGTGCCGAGGAAAAGCTCGAGCGCTATCGCAATCTCAGCACGGCAAGGGCTGTGACGGCAGTCGAGGTTCGCGACGCGGAAATCGCGCTGCAGGCGGCGGAGTTGGCGCTGAAGACGGCAGAACTGGATCTCAAGCGCCGCGACATTGTCGCACCCTCGAAAGGTGTGGTCGGTATCATCACCGTCAATGTCGGTGACTACGTCACGACCTCGACGCCGATCGCGGTGGTGGACGACCGTTCGCAAATTCTTGTCGATTTCTGGGTGCCGGAACGCTTCGCCAGCAAGATTTTCGTTGATCAGCCGGTGACGGCAAATGCGATCGCGCAACCCGGGCGGCAGCTCGAAGGCGTCATCCACGCCATCGACAACCGTCTCGATCAGGCGAGTCGGACGCTCCGCGTCCGCGCGCGGCTTGAAAATCCCGACGACATGCTGCGGGCGGGCATGTCCTTCTCGGTCACCATGGCCTTCGATGGCGACCGTTATCCGACGGTCGATCCGCTGGCGATCCAGTGGAGTTCGGACGGATCCTATATCTGGCGTGTCAAAGGCGACCGCAGCGAGCGGGTGCCGGTCAAGATCATCCAGCGCAATCCGGACAAAGTGCTTGTCGATGCCGCTCTTGCCGAGGGCGACCGTGTCGTGACCGAGGGCGTGCAGCGCCTGCGCGACGGCGGCGCAGTGCGCGTTGCCGGCGAAAGCCGGCCCGAGCCCGAGCAGAAGGTCGCGGGAGATGCGCAATGA
- a CDS encoding carboxymuconolactone decarboxylase family protein: MSTVVPPPDPEADPRVKAVFDDIRATRKSDFINNMWLWLAFDADLLERTWAEVKAVMATPSALDPLVKEMLYIAVSVSNGCGYCIHSHTASAKAKGMTEAQHADLLRVISLAAKTNQLATALQVPVDPAFDATGEN, translated from the coding sequence ATGAGTACTGTCGTCCCGCCGCCCGATCCCGAAGCCGACCCGCGTGTCAAGGCGGTTTTCGATGACATCCGTGCCACCCGGAAATCGGACTTCATCAACAATATGTGGCTCTGGCTCGCCTTCGACGCGGACCTCCTGGAGCGGACTTGGGCGGAGGTGAAGGCGGTCATGGCGACGCCCTCCGCCCTCGACCCACTAGTCAAGGAAATGCTCTATATCGCCGTTTCCGTCAGCAACGGCTGCGGCTATTGCATCCACTCCCACACGGCATCGGCCAAGGCCAAGGGCATGACAGAGGCGCAGCATGCCGACCTTCTGCGCGTCATCTCGCTCGCCGCCAAGACCAATCAATTGGCGACCGCGCTGCAGGTCCCTGTCGATCCGGCTTTCGATGCGACAGGCGAAAATTGA